Proteins encoded together in one Porites lutea chromosome 2, jaPorLute2.1, whole genome shotgun sequence window:
- the LOC140927922 gene encoding PSME3-interacting protein-like isoform X2 gives MSGVSFVSEAELDEIRDKRQKEWEKVRKEDDPLECPEQVHDNKTLYERLQEQKQKKQDEWDEQHQLKNMIRGLDSDETLFLDLVSKQQEEIASRRFNEETQEIREYRDAVSQFQSTAAVPADIKLPGSAVLNRKSSQESGTKKSQLQLIAGAIKRKGNSEKTSPQKRTKVCEEVKETVGKNQENENVSATQRHTSLVENKTMDQLPGNETKTESEQNQAGEQRPVIPGLGIYSDSSDSETSDE, from the exons ATGAGTGGTGTTTCCTTTGTGTCTGAGGCCGAACTTGACGAAATACGTGATAAAAGACAGAAAGAGTGGGAGAAAGTAAGAAAAGAAGATGATCCTCTTG agTGTCCTGAACAAGTCCATGACAATAAGACTCTTTATGAGCGATTACAGgaacagaaacagaaaaagcAAGATGAATGGGATGAACAGCATCAGCTGA AAAACATGATACGAGGTCTTGATAGTGATGAAACACTATTCCTTGACCTGGTTTCTAAACAGCAAGAAGAAATAGCCAGTCGGAGATTTAATGAAGAGACTCAGGAAATAAGAGAATATAGG GATGCAGTTTCTCAGTTTCAAAGTACAGCAGCTGTGCCTGCAGACATCAAACTGCCTGGGTCAGCAGTATTAAATAGGAAATCTTCACAGGAGTCTGGCACCAAAAAATCCCAGTTACAACTAATTGCAGGAGCAATAAAAAGGAAAGG CAACAGCGAGAAGACATCCccacaaaagagaacaaaagtttGTGAGGAGGTTAAAGAAA CTGTCGGCAAAAATCAGGAGAACGAAAATGTATCAGCCACGCAACGACACACAAGTTTAGTTGAAAATAAAACCATGGATCAACTTCCTGGCAATGAAACTAAAACTGAATCAGAGCAAAATCAAGCAGGGGAGCAAAGACCGGTTATTCCTGGTCTTGGGATATATTCAGATTCAAGTGACTCAGAGACATCTGATGAATGA
- the LOC140927922 gene encoding PSME3-interacting protein-like isoform X1, translating to MSGVSFVSEAELDEIRDKRQKEWEKVRKEDDPLECPEQVHDNKTLYERLQEQKQKKQDEWDEQHQLKNMIRGLDSDETLFLDLVSKQQEEIASRRFNEETQEIREYRDAVSQFQSTAAVPADIKLPGSAVLNRKSSQESGTKKSQLQLIAGAIKRKGNSEKTSPQKRTKVCEEVKENHTAVGKNQENENVSATQRHTSLVENKTMDQLPGNETKTESEQNQAGEQRPVIPGLGIYSDSSDSETSDE from the exons ATGAGTGGTGTTTCCTTTGTGTCTGAGGCCGAACTTGACGAAATACGTGATAAAAGACAGAAAGAGTGGGAGAAAGTAAGAAAAGAAGATGATCCTCTTG agTGTCCTGAACAAGTCCATGACAATAAGACTCTTTATGAGCGATTACAGgaacagaaacagaaaaagcAAGATGAATGGGATGAACAGCATCAGCTGA AAAACATGATACGAGGTCTTGATAGTGATGAAACACTATTCCTTGACCTGGTTTCTAAACAGCAAGAAGAAATAGCCAGTCGGAGATTTAATGAAGAGACTCAGGAAATAAGAGAATATAGG GATGCAGTTTCTCAGTTTCAAAGTACAGCAGCTGTGCCTGCAGACATCAAACTGCCTGGGTCAGCAGTATTAAATAGGAAATCTTCACAGGAGTCTGGCACCAAAAAATCCCAGTTACAACTAATTGCAGGAGCAATAAAAAGGAAAGG CAACAGCGAGAAGACATCCccacaaaagagaacaaaagtttGTGAGGAGGTTAAAGAAA ATCATACAGCTGTCGGCAAAAATCAGGAGAACGAAAATGTATCAGCCACGCAACGACACACAAGTTTAGTTGAAAATAAAACCATGGATCAACTTCCTGGCAATGAAACTAAAACTGAATCAGAGCAAAATCAAGCAGGGGAGCAAAGACCGGTTATTCCTGGTCTTGGGATATATTCAGATTCAAGTGACTCAGAGACATCTGATGAATGA